A window of Cellulomonas sp. SLBN-39 genomic DNA:
CGGCCTGGTCCGGCGTGATGCCGACCAGCCGCGTGCGCGCCGACCAGGTCTGGTACTCCCAGTACGTGCGCTCGATCGTCAGGAGCGAGGCCAGCGGCACGCTGGACCCCTCCTGCACGGTGGTGGTCTGCGCGACCGCGGACCGCAGGCCGACGACGCCGACGGTGCCGACGAGCGCGGTGAGGAGGGACAGCGCGGCGAACGCCAGCAGCAGCCGGGCGTGCACGGAACGGCGGGGCGACATCGTCATCGAGGGGCTCCTGGTCTGAGGGTCTCGACGTCCGGTCGACCGCGCGCACCCCGCCCCTGAGCGGTGCCGCCCCGAGATCACCCCGGCGGGGCGTCACGATCACCCGCGGCGGCGCACCAGGTCCACCACACCCACGCCCAGCGCGACCACGAGCAGCGCCACGGTGGCCAGCAGCCCGTGCGTGACACCGCCGGTGCCGTCGCCGCCCGCAGCCCCCGCGAAGTACAGGGCACCCACGGCCGCGATGCCCACCGCCGAGCCGAGCCGCTGACCGGTCTGCAGGACGCCGCCCGCGGCGCCCGCCTGCCCGACGGGCACGTGCTCCAGCGCCAACGTCTGGTTGGGCGAGATCACGAGCCCGCTGCCCAGACCGGCCAGCAGCAGCGGCAGCGCCAGCACCCAGCCCGTGCCCGGTCCGGCGTCCGTGACCCGCACGAGCACGTCGGTGAGGACCAGCCCGACGATCACGACGACCAGCCCCGCGACCACGACGGCCCGCCCGCGGCCCGAGACGAGACGGCCCCCCACCGCCGACGTCACGGCCGAGCCGAGGGCGAACGGGGTGATGACCAGGCCCGCGAGCAGCGGGGAGTAGCCGACCTCACCCTGCAGGTAGAGCGTCAGCACGAAGAAGATGCCCGTGAACCCGGAGAAGTACACGAGCCCCAGCAGCGCACCGCTGGCGTAGCCCGGCACCCGGAACAACGACCCGCGCACCATGGGGGTGCCGCCGCGCGCGACGACCCGCCGCTCCCAGCCGACGAACGCCCCGAGCAGCACCAGGCCCAGCGCGAGCACGGCCGCGTCGACCGGCTCCCAGCTCTCGCTGACCAGCGGCCAGAGCACGCCCACGACCCCGCCCCCGAGCAGGAGCGCGCCGACCGCGTCGAGGTCCTTGACGGGCTCCGGGTCCGCCCGCCCGGGCAGGTACCGCAGCGACAGCAGCACGGCGAGCGCACCGACGGGCAGGTTGACGAGGAACACCCACCGCCAACCCTCCTCAGGTCCCACCACGGCGAGGATCACCCCGCCCAGCACGGGCCCGATCGCGGTCGAGATGCCGATGGTCGCCCCCAGCCGGCCGAACGCCCGGCCCCGCTCGGCACCGGTGAACATCTGCTGGATCACGCCGGAGACCTGCGGGTTGACGATCCCGCCGCCGACGCCCTGCACGAGGCGGGCCACCACCAGCCACTCGGCCGTCGGTGCCAGGCCGGCCGCGAGGGACGCCAGCGTGAACAGCACCACGCCGACGACGAACAGGGTCCGGCGGCCCCGGGCGTCGCCGAGCCGCCCGGCCGCCACCAGCACGAGGCCGAACGTCAGGGCGTAGCCCGACACCACCCACTGCAGGGCCGCGTCGGACGCGTCGAGCTGGTCGGCGATCGACGGCAGCGCCACGTTGACGATGCTGACGTCGAGGAGCGTCATGAACCCCGCGGTCAGGCAGACGCCCAGCGCCTTCCAGCGGCGGGGGTCGGGGGAGCCGTCCCCGGTCGAGGGGGTGGGCGGGTGCGCGTGCGCGCGGGGGTCGGTCACGCAGGGACTCTAGGTCGCCCCGCGTCGACCCACCCGTCGGGAGCGGCGGCCGGGCGTGGCGCGGGCCGCGTCCGCGTCCTGCGCGAGCCCGTGGTCAGCGCGGCGCAGGCCACGGCGATCACCGACGCCAGCACGAGCGCGCCCGCCGGTGCCGCGGTGGCCCACGGGGCGCGCTCGACGTAGTCGATGCCCTCCGCGAGCAGCAGCCCCCAGTCGGGCGTCGGCGGCTGGGCGCCCAGGCCCAGGAACCCCAGCGACGCGAGCGCGAGGACGACCCCGGGCAGGCGCAGCACCGCGTGCCGCACGAGCGGCAGGACGACGAGCGGCAGCACGTGCCGCACGGCGATCTCGAGACGGCCGGCGCCCGCCACGGGCAGCCACCGCACGTGCGGTGCGGCCCGGGCCTCGTCCACGAGGGCCGCGGCGTGCGCGACCATCGGCGGCCAGCTCACCCACAGCACGGCCACCGCCGCGCCGAGCAGGCTCGGGCCCGCGAGGGCGGCCACGAGCACGCCCGCGACGACGGGCGGCGTCGCGTTGGCGACCTCCACCGGGCCGCGCACCGCGTCGACCGCGAAGCCGAGCCCGAGCGCGACCACCGTGGCGACCGCCACGACCGCGACGGCCGGCACGAGCGTGCCGACGGTCCCGTGGGCCACCCGGGCCAGCAGGTCGCGCCCGCTGGCGTCCGCCCCGAACGGCAGACCGGGCGCGGGCGGTGCCAGGCGCCCGTGCACGGTGGCGTACGGGTCGCGGGGCAGGCCCGCGACCAGCAGCACGGCCAGGGCGCCCACCGCGGCGACGAGCGTGCGCCGCGCCCCCCGCCCGTCGCGCACGGGTTCGGGCGGCGGGGGCAGCGCACCGGGCGGCAGCGTGCCGCCGAGCAGGGCGCGCCGGGCGAGCGCCGTTGCGGTCCCGACGAGCACCGCGACCAGTGCGACCGCGAGGATCCCGGCCTGCAGGGCGGGCAGGTCCTGCGCGTTCGCCGCCCCGAGCAGCAGGCGCCCGATGCCGGGCACCGCGAAGACCTGCTCGACCGCGACGGCGCCGCCCAGCAGCCCGATCGCGACGAGGCCCACCTGGTCGACGACCGAGGCCCCCGCGCGTCGCAGCACGCCGGCGGCCACGGTGCGCCCGGGTGCCCCGGCGGACCGCCACACCCCGACCCACCGCTCGCCGGCCGCCCCGGCGACGGCGTCGGCCAGGAGCCGCCCGAGCAGCCCGCCGGCCGGCAGCCCCAGCGCCAGCGCCGGCAGCACGGTGTGCGCGGGCGTCGACCAGCCGTACGGCGGCAGCCACCGCAGCTGCACCGCGACGACCACGAGCAGGGCGCTGGCCAGCAGGAACTCCGGCAGGGCGGTGAGCACGACACCCGCCGGCCCGGGCGTGCGGACGGGCCTGTCCCGGGCCACCCGGTCGAGCGTCGGCCAGACGAGGAGCGTGGCCACGACCAGGGCGACCAGTCCCGCGGCCCCGGTGAGGGTGGCGGACATGCCCAGCGCCTCGACGATCCCCGGCCCGACGGGCCGGCCGCTGACCCAGGAGTCCCCGAGGTCGCCGCGCAGCACCCCGGACCACCAGGTCAGCGTGGTCGCGAGCGGCCCGCCGTCGAGC
This region includes:
- a CDS encoding ABC transporter permease subunit, which produces MRRPDLVVATSRLAAGAVLLACVGALPWLSRRDPAASVLRARYAELEPTPQALAAVRAELGLDGGPLATTLTWWSGVLRGDLGDSWVSGRPVGPGIVEALGMSATLTGAAGLVALVVATLLVWPTLDRVARDRPVRTPGPAGVVLTALPEFLLASALLVVVAVQLRWLPPYGWSTPAHTVLPALALGLPAGGLLGRLLADAVAGAAGERWVGVWRSAGAPGRTVAAGVLRRAGASVVDQVGLVAIGLLGGAVAVEQVFAVPGIGRLLLGAANAQDLPALQAGILAVALVAVLVGTATALARRALLGGTLPPGALPPPPEPVRDGRGARRTLVAAVGALAVLLVAGLPRDPYATVHGRLAPPAPGLPFGADASGRDLLARVAHGTVGTLVPAVAVVAVATVVALGLGFAVDAVRGPVEVANATPPVVAGVLVAALAGPSLLGAAVAVLWVSWPPMVAHAAALVDEARAAPHVRWLPVAGAGRLEIAVRHVLPLVVLPLVRHAVLRLPGVVLALASLGFLGLGAQPPTPDWGLLLAEGIDYVERAPWATAAPAGALVLASVIAVACAALTTGSRRTRTRPAPRPAAAPDGWVDAGRPRVPA
- a CDS encoding MFS transporter gives rise to the protein MTDPRAHAHPPTPSTGDGSPDPRRWKALGVCLTAGFMTLLDVSIVNVALPSIADQLDASDAALQWVVSGYALTFGLVLVAAGRLGDARGRRTLFVVGVVLFTLASLAAGLAPTAEWLVVARLVQGVGGGIVNPQVSGVIQQMFTGAERGRAFGRLGATIGISTAIGPVLGGVILAVVGPEEGWRWVFLVNLPVGALAVLLSLRYLPGRADPEPVKDLDAVGALLLGGGVVGVLWPLVSESWEPVDAAVLALGLVLLGAFVGWERRVVARGGTPMVRGSLFRVPGYASGALLGLVYFSGFTGIFFVLTLYLQGEVGYSPLLAGLVITPFALGSAVTSAVGGRLVSGRGRAVVVAGLVVVIVGLVLTDVLVRVTDAGPGTGWVLALPLLLAGLGSGLVISPNQTLALEHVPVGQAGAAGGVLQTGQRLGSAVGIAAVGALYFAGAAGGDGTGGVTHGLLATVALLVVALGVGVVDLVRRRG